In one window of Nitrospirota bacterium DNA:
- a CDS encoding tetratricopeptide repeat protein: MMNVEWQNLQCITQHSYFGVTSALVGLWYTTFTCMRPFHLVHSERMSVPRQYLVAPSGLLSLALFLICAGASAAQAEPPDSACASPEDCYRAAFAKPPPATDTASQFAARLQRLTEVRERFPDSLWAKRAGLVTGLLLLERNPAESLPYFRAAQRDLPVIEDYTRLWMGEALLKMGDARDAAVQLERIPEAVPDTLLGVRIAYRSGESWYKAGQCAKAVDPLARAVLLGPQEPAAPGALLNLADCQFKDNRLADSQAALKQLWARYPQTQEAKEAERRLSQMTKTVWRPTPDESYNRALSFLNLALHDEAVADLQKFLGGAPHDARKGEAKLKLGTALVRLKRYEQARHVFKDLADEAGPESDEATVWLARVYLRLNDGERLLALAAAAPRRALSAEQRAAIQLLVGSWQDDQGQYDQALTTYRKVLQLGEASGQKTEALWRIGWLQYRTGRYGQAVDAFRDLLKGKDDPQVAPKALYWAARALDQSNDRQSADLYLQLCRQYARTYYCQLAQMHAASSPLAPPVPASVDGPPSGGGATGEEGREAVLRDPHYLRAVELRLVGMDQDAAKEWASLPERYARDRAALVELSTLLGQSGATHHALRLARLYFRDGLERGGETVPLALWSVAYPMVYLPTIRTHAGSAVDPYLVAAIIREESQYDPRAVSRVGAVGLMQVMPVTAQQVARKHGFPDVGRDDLFDQDTNIRVGARYVEQLLQQFNGNVMHTVAAYNAGPQAVAGWIAKSNGRDPDEWVELIPYQETRQYVKRVLRSYREYHRLGGSVCAVRFLDKAC; encoded by the coding sequence AGCCTCCCGATTCAGCCTGTGCGTCCCCGGAGGACTGTTATCGCGCGGCGTTCGCCAAGCCGCCGCCCGCCACCGATACGGCCAGCCAGTTCGCGGCTCGATTGCAGCGCTTGACGGAGGTGCGCGAGCGGTTTCCTGACTCCCTCTGGGCCAAGCGCGCCGGCCTTGTGACCGGGCTGCTGTTGCTGGAGCGGAACCCGGCCGAGTCCCTGCCATACTTCAGAGCCGCCCAACGTGACCTGCCGGTGATCGAGGATTACACCCGCCTCTGGATGGGAGAAGCGTTGCTCAAAATGGGGGATGCGCGGGATGCCGCGGTCCAACTCGAGCGCATTCCTGAGGCTGTGCCGGACACCTTGCTGGGAGTCCGCATCGCCTACCGGTCCGGCGAATCCTGGTACAAGGCGGGGCAGTGCGCCAAAGCCGTGGACCCGCTGGCGCGGGCGGTGCTGCTGGGGCCCCAGGAGCCGGCTGCACCCGGCGCCCTGTTGAATCTCGCCGATTGCCAGTTCAAGGACAACCGCCTTGCCGACAGCCAGGCGGCGTTGAAGCAACTCTGGGCGCGCTACCCGCAGACGCAGGAAGCAAAAGAGGCCGAGCGGCGTTTGTCCCAGATGACGAAGACGGTCTGGCGTCCGACGCCGGATGAATCGTACAACCGCGCCCTCTCGTTCCTGAACCTGGCCCTGCACGACGAAGCCGTCGCCGACCTCCAGAAATTCCTCGGCGGCGCCCCGCACGATGCGCGCAAAGGCGAAGCTAAGTTGAAATTAGGCACGGCCCTGGTCCGTCTCAAGCGGTACGAGCAGGCCCGGCACGTATTCAAGGACCTGGCCGACGAGGCCGGGCCGGAATCGGACGAGGCGACCGTCTGGCTGGCGCGAGTCTATCTGCGGCTCAACGACGGGGAGCGATTGCTGGCCCTGGCTGCGGCGGCCCCGCGGCGCGCCCTGTCCGCCGAACAACGGGCGGCCATCCAGTTGTTGGTGGGGAGTTGGCAGGATGACCAGGGCCAATACGACCAGGCCTTGACGACATATCGAAAAGTGCTGCAGCTGGGAGAAGCGTCGGGGCAGAAAACGGAAGCCCTCTGGCGGATCGGCTGGCTCCAGTACCGGACCGGCCGCTACGGGCAGGCGGTGGACGCCTTCCGCGACCTGTTGAAAGGCAAGGACGATCCGCAAGTCGCCCCCAAAGCGCTGTATTGGGCCGCGCGGGCGCTGGATCAGTCCAACGATCGCCAGTCCGCCGACCTGTACCTCCAGCTCTGCCGGCAATATGCGCGTACCTACTACTGTCAGCTTGCGCAGATGCACGCGGCTTCGTCTCCCTTGGCCCCGCCGGTTCCGGCATCGGTGGACGGGCCTCCGTCCGGCGGCGGGGCGACGGGCGAGGAAGGCCGGGAGGCGGTCTTGCGGGACCCGCACTATCTGCGCGCCGTCGAACTGAGGCTTGTGGGAATGGATCAGGATGCGGCGAAGGAATGGGCTTCGTTGCCCGAGCGGTACGCCCGAGACCGAGCGGCGCTGGTGGAGCTCTCGACCCTGCTGGGCCAGTCCGGCGCCACCCACCATGCCCTGCGCCTGGCTCGGCTGTATTTCCGGGACGGCCTGGAACGCGGAGGGGAAACGGTTCCGTTGGCCCTCTGGAGCGTGGCCTATCCCATGGTGTACCTGCCGACCATCCGGACGCATGCCGGTTCGGCGGTGGACCCCTATCTCGTCGCGGCGATCATTCGCGAGGAGAGCCAGTATGACCCGCGGGCCGTGTCACGGGTCGGAGCGGTGGGGCTGATGCAGGTCATGCCGGTCACGGCTCAACAAGTGGCCAGAAAACATGGTTTCCCGGACGTGGGGCGCGACGACCTGTTCGATCAGGACACGAACATCCGGGTGGGCGCCCGCTACGTCGAGCAGTTGCTCCAGCAATTCAACGGAAATGTTATGCATACCGTGGCCGCCTACAACGCCGGGCCTCAGGCGGTGGCGGGATGGATCGCCAAATCCAACGGGCGGGACCCAGACGAGTGGGTCGAATTGATCCCCTATCAGGAGACGCGCCAGTACGTGAAACGCGTGCTGCGGAGCTACCGCGAATATCACCGGTTGGGCGGCAGCGTCTGCGCGGTTCGCTTTCTTGACAAGGCCTGTTGA
- the zapB gene encoding cell division protein ZapB: protein MASWRGFMALDKMAALEARIRSMVELIQSLKKANASLEGELRAARERLSKQDEMNRRWEQERDDVRSRIEKVLGELDLLECAEGAPCEE from the coding sequence ATGGCTTCTTGGAGGGGTTTTATGGCACTGGATAAGATGGCGGCGCTGGAAGCGCGCATCCGCAGCATGGTGGAGTTGATTCAATCGCTGAAGAAGGCCAATGCGTCGCTGGAGGGAGAGTTGCGTGCGGCGCGGGAACGTCTTTCGAAGCAGGACGAAATGAACCGCCGGTGGGAACAGGAGCGGGACGACGTTCGGTCACGGATCGAAAAGGTCTTGGGCGAACTGGATCTCCTCGAGTGCGCGGAGGGCGCACCATGCGAGGAATGA
- a CDS encoding cell division protein ZapA: MTINRSIGRRYTPSEGWRWCVAKTLEIEIYGQKYTVKAEADELYMQRVAAYVDEQMRSLARGMKTATPSKLAVLVALNVAHQLFQAEAQREQGVADVERRAQHLMESIEETLQTGRRG; the protein is encoded by the coding sequence ATTACGATAAACCGATCAATAGGCCGACGGTACACGCCAAGCGAGGGATGGAGGTGGTGCGTGGCTAAGACTCTGGAGATCGAGATCTATGGCCAGAAGTACACCGTCAAGGCCGAGGCGGACGAGCTCTACATGCAGCGGGTGGCCGCCTATGTAGACGAACAGATGCGGAGTCTGGCGCGGGGCATGAAAACCGCCACGCCGTCAAAGCTGGCGGTGCTGGTGGCGCTCAACGTCGCCCATCAACTGTTCCAGGCGGAAGCCCAACGAGAGCAGGGCGTAGCGGACGTGGAGCGGCGTGCCCAGCATTTGATGGAATCCATCGAGGAAACTCTGCAAACGGGCCGACGGGGGTAA
- the rny gene encoding ribonuclease Y, giving the protein MLTSVAIYVIIGAVGALVGFGVSEALRRTLLASRHQQAEEQSRQIVQGAEREAENLVKEAKLEAKDRLFQAKAELEKEQKDVRADLAAQEKRLLQREENLEKKAGAVDKREAESQKREQTLVRREEALADKEAACEKAVKEHRQALERVAGMTVDEAKRQLLGEIESEARLDAAGVAKRIIDEAKENAEREAREIIARSVQRVTRDYVSEATISVVPIPNDSMKGRIIGREGRNIRAIEAATGIDLIIDETPEAVIISGFDPMRREIAKISLERLMQDGRIHPTRIEEIVEKTKTDVEKMMIEEAEKIIFEVGLSGFHPELIKVLGRLKFRTSYGQNNLYHAREASYICGIMASELGLDVKLAKRGALLHDIGKAVSHEEEGPHAMLGADIAKRYGESDKVVNAIAAHHEQVEPICPETVLVAAAEALSAARPGARREALESYVKRLEKLEALAVDFKGVQKAYAIQAGREIRVIVRQEEVNDVECSHISRELAKKIEAELTYPGQIKVTVIRESRFVDFAK; this is encoded by the coding sequence ATTCTTACGAGCGTTGCCATCTACGTGATCATCGGCGCCGTGGGCGCCCTGGTCGGCTTCGGCGTCTCCGAAGCCTTGCGTCGGACCCTGCTGGCGTCCCGGCATCAGCAAGCGGAAGAGCAGTCCCGCCAGATCGTACAGGGGGCCGAGCGCGAGGCGGAGAACCTGGTCAAGGAAGCCAAGCTGGAGGCCAAGGACCGGCTGTTTCAAGCCAAAGCCGAGCTGGAGAAGGAACAGAAGGACGTGCGTGCGGACCTCGCCGCGCAGGAGAAGCGGTTGCTCCAGCGGGAGGAAAATCTTGAGAAGAAGGCCGGCGCAGTAGACAAGCGCGAGGCCGAATCACAGAAACGCGAGCAGACGCTGGTCCGGCGCGAGGAAGCGCTCGCCGACAAGGAAGCGGCCTGCGAGAAGGCCGTCAAAGAGCATCGGCAGGCGCTGGAGCGGGTGGCCGGGATGACGGTGGACGAGGCCAAGCGGCAGCTGCTCGGCGAGATCGAGTCCGAAGCCCGGCTGGATGCCGCGGGCGTCGCCAAACGCATCATCGACGAAGCCAAGGAAAACGCCGAACGCGAAGCCAGGGAAATCATCGCCCGGTCGGTCCAGCGTGTGACGCGGGACTACGTCTCCGAAGCCACGATCTCCGTGGTGCCGATTCCCAACGACAGCATGAAAGGCCGCATCATCGGGCGCGAAGGGCGGAACATCCGCGCGATCGAGGCCGCAACGGGGATCGACCTGATCATCGACGAGACGCCGGAAGCGGTCATCATCTCGGGGTTCGATCCGATGCGACGGGAAATCGCCAAGATCTCGTTGGAGCGGCTGATGCAGGACGGCCGCATCCATCCGACCCGCATCGAGGAGATCGTCGAGAAGACCAAGACCGACGTCGAGAAGATGATGATCGAAGAGGCGGAAAAGATCATTTTCGAAGTCGGCCTGTCGGGGTTCCATCCCGAGCTGATCAAGGTCCTGGGGCGGTTGAAGTTCCGGACCAGCTACGGCCAGAACAATCTGTACCATGCCCGGGAGGCTTCGTACATCTGCGGGATCATGGCCTCGGAGCTGGGGCTGGACGTCAAGCTGGCCAAGCGCGGCGCTTTGCTGCACGACATCGGCAAGGCCGTGAGCCACGAAGAGGAAGGGCCCCACGCCATGCTGGGGGCCGACATCGCGAAACGTTATGGGGAGTCGGACAAGGTCGTGAACGCGATCGCCGCGCACCACGAGCAGGTTGAGCCGATCTGCCCCGAGACGGTGCTGGTCGCGGCGGCGGAGGCCCTGTCCGCAGCCAGGCCCGGGGCGCGGCGGGAGGCTTTGGAGTCCTACGTGAAGCGGCTGGAGAAGCTGGAAGCCCTGGCAGTGGATTTCAAGGGCGTCCAGAAGGCCTATGCCATTCAGGCCGGACGCGAAATCCGGGTGATCGTCCGGCAGGAAGAAGTGAACGATGTGGAGTGTTCCCACATCTCCCGCGAACTGGCCAAGAAGATCGAGGCCGAACTGACCTATCCGGGCCAGATCAAGGTGACCGTGATCCGCGAAAGCCGTTTCGTGGATTTTGCGAAATAA
- a CDS encoding TIGR00282 family metallophosphoesterase, with amino-acid sequence MKVLFIGDIMGEPGRRAIARQLPKVVAQHGVDLVIGNGENAAAGFGITNELARELFSLGLSVITTGNHAWDKKETVEFIKQEPRLLRPANYPAGTPGQGSIVAETPSGEKVAVLQLMGRVFMPALDCPFQTARREVAKLKEKTSAIIVDMHAEASSEKMAMGYFLDGDVTAVVGTHTHVQTADEQILPNGTAYLTDIGMTGPVQGVIGIKKELAIEKFLTGMPRRFEVAQGPALFCAVLIELDHRLGKALTIQRLRIPE; translated from the coding sequence GTGAAGGTTCTTTTTATCGGCGACATCATGGGGGAGCCGGGACGTCGGGCCATCGCCCGCCAACTGCCCAAGGTGGTGGCCCAGCATGGCGTCGATCTGGTGATCGGGAACGGGGAAAACGCGGCAGCCGGGTTCGGGATCACCAATGAGCTGGCCCGCGAGCTGTTCAGTCTTGGCTTGTCGGTCATCACGACCGGCAACCATGCCTGGGACAAAAAAGAAACCGTCGAGTTCATCAAGCAGGAGCCGCGCTTGCTGCGGCCCGCGAACTATCCGGCCGGCACGCCTGGCCAGGGCAGCATTGTGGCCGAAACCCCCAGCGGCGAGAAGGTGGCGGTGCTCCAGCTCATGGGCCGGGTCTTCATGCCCGCGCTGGACTGTCCCTTCCAGACCGCCAGGCGGGAGGTGGCCAAGCTGAAGGAGAAGACCAGCGCCATCATCGTGGACATGCACGCCGAGGCGAGCAGCGAGAAGATGGCGATGGGCTATTTCCTGGACGGAGACGTGACGGCGGTCGTCGGCACCCATACCCACGTCCAGACTGCCGACGAGCAGATTTTGCCGAACGGCACGGCCTACCTGACCGACATCGGCATGACCGGCCCCGTGCAGGGGGTCATCGGAATCAAGAAGGAACTGGCCATCGAAAAGTTTCTGACCGGCATGCCGCGTCGCTTCGAAGTGGCGCAGGGGCCGGCCCTGTTTTGCGCCGTGCTGATCGAATTGGATCACCGGCTCGGGAAGGCGCTGACCATTCAGCGCCTGCGCATTCCGGAGTGA
- a CDS encoding exodeoxyribonuclease VII large subunit, which translates to MRPGAQPQRILTVSELTLLVRDRLEQGFPEVWIEGEISTLRSPASGHLYFTLKDAQCQIRTVLFRSQAQRLRFALREGLQVVVRGRLTVYEPRGEYQVVLDYLEPKGVGALQLALEQLKEKLAREGLFDESRKRPLPFLPRRVGLVTSLSGAAIRDMLVVLGRRCPSLDVLICPVPVQGEGAGTKIAAAIRTLSASGKVDVMIVGRGGGSMEDLWCFNEEVVVRAIAASRVPVVSAVGHEIDVTLADFAADYRAPTPSAAAEAVAPVLADLVRAVADLRARLERTMETRLILIRHRVEDARQVVSRLLLPVQRQAQRLDDLSDRLGQSLRVSLGQLSRRWLTVHHGLGLASPVGRVRATLVLVPQYMKRLEQQTRARLAWRRQAVTSLMGTLDGLSPLAILARGYSIVQTVPDGLVVRRADQVRVGDEVSAKLASGRLLCVVREAAPDS; encoded by the coding sequence ATGCGTCCTGGCGCCCAGCCACAGCGGATCCTCACCGTCAGCGAACTGACCCTGCTCGTCCGCGACCGGCTCGAACAGGGATTCCCCGAAGTCTGGATCGAAGGAGAGATCAGCACCCTTCGCAGCCCCGCCTCCGGCCACCTCTACTTCACCCTCAAAGATGCCCAGTGCCAGATCCGGACGGTCCTGTTCCGGAGCCAGGCCCAGCGCCTGCGGTTTGCGCTGCGCGAAGGGCTGCAGGTCGTCGTGCGCGGGCGCCTGACTGTCTACGAGCCGCGCGGAGAATACCAGGTGGTGCTGGACTACCTGGAGCCCAAGGGGGTCGGCGCTCTGCAGCTGGCGCTGGAACAGTTGAAGGAAAAGCTGGCGCGCGAAGGGCTGTTCGACGAGTCGCGCAAACGGCCGCTCCCGTTCCTTCCGCGCCGGGTCGGCCTCGTCACGTCCCTCTCGGGCGCGGCCATCCGCGACATGCTCGTGGTCCTGGGGCGCCGCTGCCCGTCGCTGGATGTGCTGATCTGCCCGGTGCCGGTCCAGGGCGAAGGAGCGGGCACGAAGATCGCGGCGGCCATCCGCACCCTCAGCGCGTCCGGCAAGGTGGACGTGATGATCGTCGGCCGCGGCGGCGGGTCCATGGAGGACCTCTGGTGTTTCAACGAAGAAGTGGTCGTGCGCGCCATCGCCGCATCCAGGGTGCCGGTGGTCTCCGCCGTCGGGCACGAGATCGACGTGACGCTGGCCGATTTTGCCGCCGATTACCGGGCCCCGACGCCGTCGGCCGCGGCGGAAGCGGTCGCGCCGGTCTTGGCGGATCTGGTCAGGGCCGTGGCGGACCTCCGCGCCAGGCTGGAGCGGACCATGGAGACGCGCCTCATCCTGATCCGGCATCGCGTGGAGGACGCGCGACAAGTGGTGTCGCGATTGCTCCTGCCGGTGCAGCGGCAGGCGCAGCGGCTGGATGATCTTTCGGATCGCCTCGGCCAGTCGCTGCGGGTATCGCTGGGCCAACTCAGCCGGCGTTGGCTGACCGTCCACCATGGATTGGGATTGGCCAGCCCGGTGGGCCGGGTCCGGGCCACCCTGGTGCTGGTGCCCCAGTATATGAAACGTCTGGAGCAGCAGACGCGCGCTCGGTTGGCGTGGCGCCGGCAGGCAGTTACGTCGCTGATGGGAACGTTGGACGGCCTCAGCCCCCTGGCCATCCTGGCGCGGGGCTACAGCATCGTGCAAACCGTGCCGGATGGGCTCGTCGTCAGGCGGGCCGACCAGGTGCGGGTCGGGGATGAAGTCAGCGCCAAGCTGGCCAGCGGTCGGCTCCTCTGCGTGGTCCGCGAGGCGGCCCCCGATTCGTGA
- the xseB gene encoding exodeoxyribonuclease VII small subunit → MPALKFEEAMSRLETIVSELEKGDLPLDESLKIFEEGIKLSKTCLKMLDDAERKVEILVQDKDGKKRLRAFTFDADEHADVLPPESD, encoded by the coding sequence GTGCCCGCGCTGAAGTTCGAAGAAGCCATGTCGCGATTGGAAACGATCGTGTCGGAGTTGGAGAAAGGCGATCTCCCGCTCGATGAGTCCTTGAAGATCTTCGAGGAGGGCATCAAATTGTCCAAGACTTGCCTCAAGATGCTGGACGATGCGGAGCGGAAAGTCGAAATCTTGGTGCAGGACAAGGATGGAAAGAAGCGCCTGCGCGCCTTCACCTTCGACGCCGACGAGCACGCCGACGTCCTTCCGCCGGAATCAGATTGA
- a CDS encoding TlyA family RNA methyltransferase, which translates to MTAQKKAPVRERLDRALVARGLAASREQAAGLIMAGAVTVDGAPVDKQAKLVAHDARIEVASRPPYASRAGGKLAAALASFKVVPTGLAALDVGASTGGFTDCLLQGGARIVYAVDVGFGQLDWKLRQDPRVVVLDRCNIRYLDPAAIPEPIDLAVIDVSFISLTLVLPCVVRFLREPAWVIALVKPQFEVGKGQVGRGGIVRDDAQRQAVTEKVLACAEGLGLVKIGVLDSPVPGQKGNREILVGWRYQPRG; encoded by the coding sequence ATGACGGCTCAGAAGAAGGCGCCGGTGCGGGAACGGTTGGATCGCGCCCTGGTGGCGCGAGGCTTGGCCGCCAGCCGTGAGCAAGCCGCCGGCCTCATCATGGCCGGAGCCGTCACGGTGGATGGAGCCCCGGTGGATAAGCAGGCGAAGCTGGTGGCCCACGACGCCAGGATCGAGGTGGCCAGCCGGCCGCCCTACGCCAGCCGGGCGGGCGGCAAGTTGGCCGCGGCGTTGGCTTCGTTCAAGGTTGTCCCGACCGGGCTGGCCGCCCTGGACGTGGGCGCGTCCACCGGCGGGTTCACCGATTGCTTGCTGCAAGGCGGAGCCCGCATCGTCTATGCGGTGGACGTCGGCTTCGGGCAGTTGGACTGGAAGCTGCGGCAAGATCCGCGGGTGGTCGTACTGGACCGGTGCAATATCCGGTACCTGGACCCGGCGGCGATTCCGGAGCCGATCGACCTGGCCGTAATCGACGTGTCGTTCATTTCGCTGACGCTGGTCTTGCCCTGTGTCGTCCGGTTTTTGCGCGAGCCGGCCTGGGTGATTGCGTTGGTGAAGCCCCAGTTCGAAGTCGGCAAGGGTCAGGTCGGGCGCGGGGGGATTGTCCGGGACGACGCGCAGCGGCAGGCCGTGACCGAGAAGGTCCTGGCTTGCGCGGAGGGTCTGGGCCTGGTGAAGATCGGCGTGCTGGACTCGCCCGTGCCGGGACAAAAAGGAAACCGCGAGATTCTGGTTGGGTGGCGGTATCAACCGCGAGGCTAG
- a CDS encoding NAD-dependent epimerase/dehydratase family protein, with translation MGTRESCTLVTGGAGFIGSHVVEALLARGERVLCLDNFDSFYDPAIKRVNVRAALSNPKYKLIEGDIRDQARVESLCEAEGVTRIFHAAARAGVRPSIKDPLLYEDVNMRGTIVLLEVARRRPLTTFVFASSSSVYGGLAMVPFSETAALSRPISPYAATKLAGELICYTYHHLHKIPITCLRFFTVYGPRQRPEMAIHQFVRQIEDGHPVPMFGDGSSRRDFTYIDDIVQGVVAALDRPFPFEVFNLGESATIELRALIQLIEQYLGKTAKIQALPDQPGDVPVTYADITKARSLLGYRPTTPVVEGVQRFVDWFRTMRRGGA, from the coding sequence ATGGGCACAAGGGAATCTTGTACGCTGGTGACCGGCGGCGCCGGATTTATCGGCTCCCACGTGGTGGAAGCGTTGCTCGCCCGCGGCGAGCGGGTTCTGTGTCTGGACAATTTCGACTCGTTCTACGACCCCGCCATCAAGCGCGTGAACGTCCGCGCGGCCCTGTCCAACCCCAAATACAAGCTGATCGAGGGGGATATCCGGGATCAGGCCCGGGTGGAATCCCTCTGCGAGGCCGAAGGGGTGACCAGGATTTTCCACGCGGCGGCCCGGGCCGGAGTGCGACCTTCGATCAAGGACCCGCTCCTCTACGAGGACGTGAACATGCGGGGCACGATCGTGCTGTTGGAGGTGGCGCGCCGGCGTCCGCTGACGACCTTCGTGTTTGCCTCTTCGTCGTCGGTGTACGGAGGGCTGGCGATGGTGCCCTTTTCGGAAACGGCGGCGTTGAGCCGGCCCATTTCTCCCTATGCGGCGACAAAGCTGGCCGGCGAGCTGATCTGTTACACCTACCATCACTTGCATAAGATTCCCATCACCTGTCTGCGATTTTTCACGGTCTATGGGCCCAGGCAGAGGCCGGAGATGGCGATCCATCAGTTTGTGCGGCAGATCGAAGACGGGCACCCGGTGCCGATGTTCGGCGACGGGAGTTCGAGGCGGGATTTCACCTACATCGACGATATCGTGCAGGGGGTCGTGGCGGCCTTGGACCGGCCTTTTCCCTTCGAGGTCTTCAATCTGGGCGAATCGGCCACGATCGAGCTGCGGGCGCTCATTCAGCTGATCGAGCAGTACCTGGGCAAAACGGCGAAGATCCAGGCCTTGCCGGATCAACCCGGCGACGTGCCGGTGACCTATGCCGATATCACCAAGGCCCGGTCGCTCTTGGGCTATCGCCCCACCACGCCGGTCGTGGAGGGCGTGCAACGGTTTGTGGACTGGTTCCGGACCATGAGGCGGGGGGGGGCATGA
- a CDS encoding NAD-dependent epimerase/dehydratase family protein: protein MKILVTGGAGFIGSHLVDRLVQEGYDVVVVDNLSTGKRKNINKAANFYKTDIQGSGLERVFRKERPTMVMHLAAQMDVRRSVADPTYDAQINILGTLNVLAQAVKHGTRKMIFASSGGAIYGEQEVFPAPETHPLRPMSPYGISKLSGEHYLFYYQAMSGIQAVSLRFANVYGPRQDPEGEAGVVSIFAQKLLHGEQPIINGNGRQTRDFIFVDDIVEAHLAVMGKEVQGTYNVGTGEETTVNELFRILADLTNPQSKELHGPAKKGEQLRSVVDSTKLRRELGWDSKVSIREGLSRTVDFFRGVGA, encoded by the coding sequence ATGAAGATTCTGGTGACGGGCGGCGCCGGCTTTATCGGATCCCATCTGGTAGACCGGCTGGTACAGGAAGGCTACGACGTGGTCGTGGTGGACAATCTCTCCACCGGCAAGCGCAAGAACATCAACAAGGCTGCAAATTTTTACAAGACGGACATCCAGGGCAGCGGGCTCGAACGGGTGTTTCGGAAGGAGCGGCCGACGATGGTGATGCACCTGGCCGCTCAAATGGACGTGCGACGTTCCGTGGCGGATCCGACCTATGACGCGCAGATCAATATTTTAGGCACTTTGAATGTCCTGGCCCAGGCGGTGAAGCACGGCACCAGAAAGATGATCTTTGCCTCGTCCGGCGGGGCCATCTATGGGGAGCAGGAGGTGTTTCCCGCTCCGGAGACCCATCCCCTCAGACCCATGTCCCCTTATGGAATCAGCAAGCTCAGCGGCGAACACTATCTGTTTTATTATCAGGCCATGAGCGGGATCCAGGCGGTCAGCCTCCGGTTCGCGAACGTCTACGGGCCCCGCCAGGACCCGGAGGGCGAGGCCGGTGTGGTCTCGATTTTCGCCCAGAAGCTCTTGCACGGCGAACAGCCGATCATCAATGGCAACGGCCGGCAGACCCGGGACTTCATCTTTGTGGACGATATCGTGGAAGCCCATCTGGCGGTCATGGGCAAGGAGGTCCAGGGGACCTACAACGTCGGGACGGGGGAGGAAACGACGGTCAACGAACTGTTCCGGATCCTGGCCGACCTGACCAACCCGCAATCCAAGGAGCTGCATGGGCCGGCCAAGAAAGGCGAGCAACTACGCAGCGTGGTGGACTCGACCAAGCTGCGGCGCGAACTGGGCTGGGACTCCAAGGTGTCCATTCGGGAGGGCCTGAGCCGGACGGTCGACTTCTTCCGTGGCGTCGGAGCTTAA
- a CDS encoding rhodanese, with protein sequence MGFTITPRELKERLDKGEPLCLLDVREEWENSLAKLEGSVLIPLGTLPQSLNKLDRNAEIIAYCHHGMRSADATGFLLQQGFANVKNLVGGIDAWSIQVDPNVPRYR encoded by the coding sequence ATGGGCTTTACGATCACCCCGCGCGAATTAAAAGAGCGGCTCGATAAAGGGGAACCCCTCTGTTTGCTGGACGTTCGGGAGGAGTGGGAGAATTCTCTCGCCAAGCTGGAAGGGTCCGTCCTTATCCCTCTCGGCACATTGCCTCAATCCCTGAACAAGCTGGATCGGAACGCCGAGATTATCGCCTACTGCCACCATGGGATGCGGAGCGCAGATGCGACCGGGTTCCTCCTCCAGCAGGGCTTCGCCAACGTGAAGAACCTGGTCGGGGGCATTGATGCCTGGTCCATCCAGGTAGACCCGAACGTCCCGCGCTACCGCTGA
- a CDS encoding divalent-cation tolerance protein CutA has protein sequence MARRHPGGEAIVVFVTASSEEEASRIGQRLVKDKLAACVTLLPGGRSLFWWEGKVSEERETLMIMKTRSSLFRDLAREVRALHSYQVPEIVALPIKKGSTDYLAWIQTVTSKPKKNLRKSKKC, from the coding sequence ATGGCTAGGAGACACCCTGGCGGGGAGGCTATTGTGGTGTTCGTCACGGCCTCCTCTGAGGAAGAGGCAAGCCGGATCGGGCAGAGACTCGTGAAGGACAAACTGGCTGCCTGCGTCACCCTCTTGCCGGGGGGCCGTTCCTTGTTTTGGTGGGAGGGGAAGGTGTCCGAGGAGCGAGAAACCCTGATGATCATGAAAACCAGGAGTTCCCTCTTTCGGGACCTGGCCAGGGAGGTGAGGGCACTTCATTCCTACCAAGTGCCGGAAATTGTTGCCCTCCCGATCAAAAAAGGCTCGACCGATTACCTGGCCTGGATTCAAACTGTGACGAGTAAGCCAAAGAAAAATCTCAGGAAATCTAAAAAATGTTGA